A window of Sutcliffiella cohnii contains these coding sequences:
- a CDS encoding methyl-accepting chemotaxis protein has protein sequence MTERSQKLDQLKKEDITRKNKLINLVTFISVLLALVVEISILQPLAVILTIGIGGAIFISALSLFIKKEIFLMQTPYIAIGGIAIVVYLIMSVSSSLPIMLLPLYIMTAAAIYNTRNTLIVGTVASLLLSALYFITTSADLGMDLKNLVIFYLIFIVITLTLFFQNSVSQKQNVEIQKLQEETENMLQKLQHQASVIGDKATTIGENLTNIRKQGETQGYTFNEMVIAVNEISSGMNTQSATASTITESIESLNEMVKQLLEGSSVLKKETDKSQLETQNGSKTVELLSTKIVDFQQSIQLMSETMETLVEKIKETNGFTNNIQEIAAQTNLLALNASIEAARAGESGKGFSVVAAEIRKLSELTSNTANLISNNLAKVNESTAITQQQMKDNSLRMLESVELTKETNGVFLKISESVTQLNNTAKQFEEITQQLGASSFSIETSVSDFAAIIEETTASLEEMSASIETQNEQLHELVSYVQNTDKATMELVNSCK, from the coding sequence ATGACGGAACGTTCACAAAAATTAGACCAACTAAAAAAAGAAGACATTACAAGAAAAAACAAACTTATCAATCTCGTTACATTCATATCAGTACTTCTAGCCTTAGTAGTGGAAATATCCATTCTACAACCGTTAGCGGTCATCCTAACAATCGGCATAGGTGGAGCTATATTTATATCGGCTCTATCGCTCTTTATAAAAAAAGAAATATTCCTAATGCAAACGCCTTATATAGCTATTGGTGGGATTGCTATAGTCGTCTACCTTATTATGTCTGTTTCCTCATCGTTACCAATTATGCTATTACCACTATACATCATGACCGCAGCTGCTATATATAATACACGGAATACGCTAATCGTTGGAACAGTTGCTTCTTTATTGCTTAGCGCTCTTTACTTTATAACAACAAGTGCTGATTTAGGTATGGACTTGAAAAACTTAGTCATTTTCTATTTAATTTTCATCGTCATTACGTTAACGCTCTTTTTCCAAAACAGCGTGTCTCAAAAGCAAAATGTAGAAATCCAAAAACTACAAGAAGAAACAGAAAACATGTTACAAAAGCTACAACATCAAGCTAGTGTAATCGGTGATAAAGCGACAACTATAGGTGAAAACCTCACAAACATTCGTAAACAAGGAGAAACACAAGGTTATACTTTTAATGAAATGGTAATAGCCGTAAACGAAATATCTTCCGGAATGAACACACAAAGTGCAACGGCTTCTACTATTACTGAATCAATCGAAAGTTTAAACGAAATGGTAAAGCAATTGCTCGAAGGCTCTTCTGTTTTGAAGAAGGAAACGGATAAATCCCAACTCGAAACACAAAATGGTAGTAAAACGGTTGAATTACTTTCTACTAAAATAGTAGACTTTCAGCAAAGTATTCAACTAATGTCGGAAACGATGGAAACATTAGTGGAGAAAATAAAGGAAACGAACGGTTTTACAAATAACATTCAAGAAATCGCAGCACAAACAAACCTTTTAGCGTTGAATGCTTCTATAGAAGCGGCCCGTGCTGGAGAAAGCGGTAAAGGATTTTCGGTCGTGGCGGCTGAAATAAGAAAGCTTTCGGAGCTAACATCTAACACAGCTAATTTAATATCTAACAATCTAGCAAAAGTAAACGAGAGCACCGCCATTACGCAACAGCAAATGAAGGACAATTCATTAAGAATGTTAGAAAGTGTGGAGTTAACGAAAGAAACGAACGGGGTGTTTTTGAAAATTAGCGAAAGTGTAACACAATTAAATAACACCGCTAAGCAATTTGAAGAAATAACACAGCAGCTAGGGGCATCTTCGTTCTCCATTGAAACGTCGGTAAGTGATTTTGCGGCTATTATTGAAGAAACAACCGCTTCATTAGAAGAAATGTCCGCTTCTATAGAAACGCAAAACGAACAATTACATGAGCTCGTTTCTTACGTGCAAAATACAGACAAAGCAACAATGGAGCTGGTGAATAGTTGTAAATAA
- a CDS encoding methyl-accepting chemotaxis protein, protein MKEKKIFTFSLRWKLVIFTTVLAAITYSVSGFFIYVVADYVSFLNEVSFTIITLTLGVIWSGILAYVAAQYLTKPLHQIQVVAEKAANGDLTEDVPVVQSRDEIQALGTSFNLMLHNLREMVQHIEQNFDETNKKVMHISSVSSQASEQADNIAVTIEEIAKGAESSAASVQDTAESVENVIQIADEVHTKATSSEQLSQEMVQDLNESKEIIHSLVSGIHNLAENNSASLKAVERLEQHAKEVEHIISLVGTIAGQTNLLALNASIEAARAGEHGRGFAVVADEVRSLADESAKAVQAISDLIQNIQVEVKNVVARIKEQVKVANVEADKGTKTNEVIAEMQQSVMEVADAVKHIADLVNRQMEVIQVTSRQSQEVAAIAEETSAGAEEVTAATQEQATLINDIEGISEELATQANRLKQTIEKFHI, encoded by the coding sequence TTGAAGGAGAAAAAAATATTTACCTTTAGTTTGCGTTGGAAGTTAGTTATTTTTACTACAGTTTTAGCAGCGATTACGTATAGTGTGAGTGGTTTCTTCATTTACGTTGTGGCAGATTATGTATCATTTTTAAATGAAGTCTCGTTTACGATCATTACATTAACGTTAGGTGTTATTTGGTCGGGAATATTAGCTTACGTCGCTGCACAATATTTAACGAAGCCATTACATCAAATTCAAGTAGTTGCAGAAAAAGCAGCGAATGGTGATTTAACAGAAGACGTTCCTGTAGTTCAATCACGTGATGAAATTCAAGCGCTTGGGACGTCATTCAACTTAATGCTTCATAACTTAAGAGAAATGGTTCAACATATTGAACAAAACTTCGATGAAACGAACAAAAAGGTAATGCATATTTCATCCGTTTCCTCTCAAGCCTCTGAACAAGCAGACAACATTGCAGTAACGATAGAAGAAATTGCAAAAGGGGCAGAAAGTTCTGCTGCCTCTGTACAAGATACAGCAGAGTCTGTAGAAAATGTTATTCAAATTGCGGATGAAGTACATACAAAAGCAACGTCATCTGAGCAATTATCGCAAGAAATGGTGCAAGATTTAAATGAAAGCAAAGAAATCATTCACTCTCTTGTGTCTGGTATTCATAATCTAGCAGAAAATAATAGCGCATCATTAAAAGCGGTAGAAAGATTAGAACAACATGCGAAAGAAGTGGAACATATCATTTCATTAGTCGGCACTATTGCCGGGCAAACGAACCTTTTAGCATTGAACGCATCCATCGAAGCAGCTCGAGCTGGTGAACATGGTCGTGGATTTGCAGTTGTTGCGGATGAAGTTCGTTCACTTGCGGACGAAAGTGCAAAAGCAGTACAAGCTATCTCCGATTTGATCCAAAACATACAAGTGGAAGTAAAAAATGTCGTTGCTCGCATAAAAGAACAAGTAAAAGTAGCAAATGTTGAGGCAGACAAAGGGACAAAAACGAACGAAGTAATTGCCGAAATGCAACAGTCTGTCATGGAAGTAGCCGACGCGGTAAAACATATAGCGGATTTAGTGAACAGACAAATGGAAGTCATTCAAGTAACATCCCGACAATCACAAGAAGTAGCAGCAATCGCAGAAGAAACATCAGCGGGTGCAGAAGAAGTAACAGCAGCTACACAAGAACAAGCAACATTAATCAATGATATTGAAGGCATCTCCGAAGAGCTTGCCACCCAAGCAAACCGCCTAAAACAAACGATAGAAAAATTTCATATTTAA
- a CDS encoding low molecular weight protein arginine phosphatase: protein MNILFVCTGNTCRSPMAEAILYSKKLPGVEVKSAGIYANSGSAPSPQAQIVLEEQGIAFDHRSTALSEEHIEWATYILTMTNQHKQSITYQYPHAQGKTFSLKEFADEDGDIIDPFGGSVPLYEQTFKELKRLIEQIVEKKL, encoded by the coding sequence ATGAATATTTTATTTGTATGTACAGGAAATACTTGTCGAAGCCCAATGGCAGAAGCGATTTTATATAGTAAAAAACTACCGGGTGTGGAAGTGAAATCAGCAGGGATTTATGCGAATTCTGGTAGTGCTCCGTCTCCACAAGCGCAAATAGTATTGGAAGAGCAGGGTATAGCTTTTGATCATCGTTCGACAGCTCTGTCAGAAGAGCATATTGAATGGGCGACCTACATTTTAACAATGACAAATCAGCATAAACAATCCATTACTTATCAATATCCGCATGCACAGGGGAAAACGTTCTCATTAAAGGAATTTGCAGACGAAGATGGCGATATAATCGATCCGTTTGGCGGCAGTGTACCTTTGTATGAACAAACATTTAAAGAACTAAAGAGATTAATTGAACAGATAGTAGAAAAAAAGTTGTAG
- a CDS encoding manganese efflux pump MntP family protein codes for MAVALGMDAFSVGLGMGMIKLRLRQIFYIGVTIGIFHIIMPLGGMFVGKLLSEKFGALATWAGGILLILLGLQMMIASFKKDDKPFITPVGFGLILFALSVSMDSFSVGLSVGIYGAKVFLTVMMFGIVSMILTWIGLLSGKKLQGWLGSYSEALGGSILLAFGIKLLLP; via the coding sequence ATGGCAGTTGCTCTAGGAATGGATGCCTTTTCCGTTGGGCTAGGGATGGGAATGATTAAATTAAGATTAAGGCAAATATTTTACATAGGGGTTACAATTGGAATTTTTCATATCATTATGCCGCTCGGAGGTATGTTCGTAGGAAAGCTGCTGTCAGAAAAATTCGGTGCGCTAGCAACATGGGCGGGTGGCATTTTATTAATTCTTCTCGGCTTACAAATGATGATTGCCTCCTTTAAAAAGGATGATAAACCGTTTATTACCCCAGTAGGCTTCGGATTAATCCTTTTTGCCTTAAGTGTCAGCATGGACAGCTTTTCTGTCGGATTAAGCGTAGGCATATACGGTGCAAAAGTATTTTTAACCGTAATGATGTTCGGAATCGTCAGTATGATATTAACGTGGATCGGACTTCTTTCAGGGAAAAAGCTACAAGGTTGGCTTGGCTCCTACAGCGAAGCACTAGGTGGCAGCATTTTACTAGCATTCGGAATTAAATTACTATTGCCGTAA
- a CDS encoding L-threonylcarbamoyladenylate synthase gives MNTIKWIVDKNKVKTESYPHVQQAAALLQQDEVVAFPTETVYGLGANALKDSAVAKIFKAKGRPSDNPLIVHISNQQQLINLVDNITPVAKKLTETFWPGPLTIILKKKAGISELLTAGLDTVAIRMPDHEIALALIEESGLPLAAPSANLSGKPSPTLAKHVEEDLNGKIAGIVDGGATGVGLESTVVDCTGDIPVIFRPGGVTKEQLEKVVGRVDVDPALEKEEASLKPKSPGMKYTHYAPVAPLYIVEGSPQYLQHVVDKARKDGKIVGVLSTDEQIDRIKADVVLTVGTRKDLHTIAAHLYEVLRAFNETSVDIIFSESFPQVGVGAAIMNRLQKAAGHKIVKENE, from the coding sequence ATGAACACAATAAAGTGGATTGTGGATAAAAATAAAGTAAAAACAGAAAGTTATCCACATGTTCAACAAGCAGCAGCACTTTTACAACAAGATGAAGTAGTAGCTTTTCCTACTGAAACGGTATATGGACTTGGTGCAAATGCCTTGAAAGATAGCGCCGTTGCTAAGATTTTTAAGGCGAAAGGTAGACCGAGTGATAACCCGTTAATCGTACATATTAGTAATCAACAACAGTTGATAAACCTTGTGGATAACATAACACCAGTAGCAAAAAAGTTAACCGAAACGTTCTGGCCGGGACCATTAACGATTATTTTAAAAAAGAAGGCAGGTATTTCCGAGTTATTAACTGCTGGGCTAGATACGGTAGCGATTCGGATGCCGGATCATGAAATTGCACTAGCGCTAATAGAAGAGTCCGGCTTACCGCTTGCTGCTCCGAGTGCAAATCTTTCAGGTAAACCAAGTCCAACATTAGCTAAGCATGTTGAGGAGGATCTTAACGGTAAAATAGCTGGTATTGTCGATGGTGGTGCAACAGGAGTTGGCCTAGAGTCAACCGTTGTAGATTGTACAGGGGACATCCCGGTTATTTTTCGGCCAGGTGGCGTAACGAAAGAGCAACTTGAAAAAGTGGTAGGCAGAGTGGATGTGGATCCTGCGCTGGAAAAAGAAGAAGCATCATTAAAACCAAAGTCGCCTGGAATGAAATATACACATTATGCTCCGGTCGCACCACTATATATAGTAGAAGGAAGTCCACAATATCTACAACACGTTGTGGATAAAGCGAGAAAAGATGGGAAAATCGTCGGAGTACTATCCACAGATGAACAAATAGATAGGATAAAAGCCGATGTTGTATTAACAGTTGGTACGAGAAAAGACCTACATACAATCGCAGCACATCTATACGAAGTATTGCGCGCCTTTAATGAAACGTCTGTGGATATTATTTTTAGCGAAAGTTTTCCACAAGTTGGTGTTGGGGCAGCCATTATGAATCGTTTACAAAAAGCAGCTGGTCATAAAATAGTGAAAGAAAACGAGTGA
- a CDS encoding GNAT family N-acetyltransferase, whose translation MKYVRTANRNDVQMVERFLGQANISAVGLEDSIEDFLVVENEEGKIEGTLGIERHGKYALLRSLVISPSFKQHHILQLFEQAQIYAKKREVEKLFLFTNKANFASFFELLGFVPQKIEEVPSEIQQSPYVKETFSLSESKVLACEL comes from the coding sequence ATGAAATATGTAAGAACGGCTAATAGAAATGATGTGCAAATGGTAGAACGATTTTTAGGACAAGCTAATATTAGTGCAGTAGGTTTAGAAGATTCGATTGAAGACTTTTTAGTGGTAGAAAATGAAGAGGGAAAAATAGAAGGGACGTTAGGAATTGAACGTCACGGAAAATACGCTTTGCTTCGGTCCCTCGTTATTTCACCAAGTTTTAAGCAACATCATATTTTGCAGCTGTTTGAACAAGCCCAAATATACGCAAAAAAGCGCGAAGTAGAAAAACTATTTCTGTTTACGAACAAGGCCAACTTTGCATCTTTTTTTGAACTACTTGGTTTTGTACCACAAAAAATAGAAGAAGTGCCGTCCGAAATACAGCAATCACCTTACGTGAAGGAGACATTTTCATTATCCGAAAGTAAAGTGTTAGCATGTGAATTATAG
- the spoIIR gene encoding stage II sporulation protein R: protein MVKKNMIPLYIVIMFMGAFVSLVGEQVEAGVKNGSMVIPDDAIRLRILANSDNDEDQELKRKIRDRVNEEITIWVADITSKEEARAVIKGNIPAIEDIIEEVMVAEGIEQKYNVEFGRADFPTKMYGRFIYPAGDYEAIKITLGKGTGANWWCVLFPPLCFLDFSNGEATSATPFEDEEQSEQLVVVDEEPEEVEVKFFLFEFIANIFAKFK from the coding sequence ATGGTTAAAAAAAATATGATTCCTTTATATATAGTAATAATGTTTATGGGAGCTTTTGTGTCACTAGTAGGCGAGCAAGTAGAAGCAGGTGTTAAGAACGGTTCAATGGTTATTCCGGACGATGCGATTCGTTTACGTATTCTAGCAAATAGTGATAATGACGAAGATCAAGAGTTAAAACGTAAAATACGCGATCGAGTGAACGAAGAAATTACAATTTGGGTAGCAGATATTACGTCAAAGGAAGAAGCAAGAGCTGTCATTAAAGGAAACATCCCAGCAATAGAAGATATTATTGAAGAAGTAATGGTAGCAGAAGGCATCGAGCAAAAGTATAATGTAGAGTTTGGAAGAGCAGATTTTCCTACAAAAATGTACGGTCGTTTTATATATCCAGCTGGAGATTACGAAGCAATTAAAATTACGTTAGGAAAAGGTACTGGTGCAAACTGGTGGTGTGTACTATTTCCGCCATTATGTTTCTTAGACTTTTCAAACGGAGAAGCAACTTCTGCAACACCTTTTGAGGACGAAGAACAATCAGAACAATTAGTAGTAGTAGATGAAGAGCCAGAAGAAGTGGAAGTAAAGTTTTTCTTATTCGAATTTATTGCAAACATTTTCGCGAAATTTAAATAA